The nucleotide window GATGCCGGAGATAGTCGAGCCGATACTCCTCTCGATGGGCAAGATTGTGGAGAGGGCGAGGGAGATCCTCCTCTCCGACCTCGATGAAGAGGTTCGCTTCGAGAGGCTTGGAAGGCTGATGAACATCAACCACGGGCTTTTGGATGCACTCGGCGTTTCGACCAAAAAGCTCAGCGAGCTGGTCTATGCGGCCAGAACTGCTGGAGCTTTGGGAGCCAAGATAACCGGGGCCGGTGGCGGCGGCTGTATGTATGCGTTGGCCCCTGACAGGCAGAGCGAAGTGGCAACGGCCATAACGATAGCTGGCGGAACTCCGATGATAACCGAGATAAGCAGGGAGGGCCTCAGGATAGAGGAGGTGATCCCGTGATAATCGTCAAGATCGGCGGCAGCGTCTTCAGCGACAAGAAAGGGGATCCAGAGAACTTCGACCACGAAACCGTGAAACGGCTCGCGGAGGAGATCGGAAGGTTCTATCCTGAGAAGAGGTTCTTGATCGTTCACGGTGGCGGGAGCTTCGGCCACCACCACGCCAAAAAATACCGGATCAGGGACGGCCTTCCCGAGGACTTCGAGAAAGCTAGGGAAAGGATGATCGGCTTCACGAGAACGCACCAGTCCATGCTGAGGGCCAACGGCAACTTCATCGACCACTTTCTGGAGATAGGCCTTCCCGCTTTCCCCGTTTCAACGTCTTCCGTCTTCATAACCGAGAACGGGGAGGTTGCCTACGGCGACGTTGAGGTCATAAAGAAGCTCCTCGAGCTGCGCTTTATCCCGGTTCTCTTCGGTGACGTGTCGGTCGATCTGGCGAAGGGCATAGACATCCTCTCGGGCGACCAGATCATAACATACCTCGCCAAGATGTTCAAACCGGAGAAGGTGATCTTCCTGATGGACGTTGACGGGATCTACGATGGAAAACCCGGCGAGGGACAACTTTTGCAGAACATCGGCGTGGACGAGGTCGATTCACTCCTCGATAGGCTGGACTGCTCGGCAAGGGACGTTACCGGCGGGATCTGCAACAAGCTCAGGGAGGCCAAGAAGATCGCCCGCTTTTCCGAGGTCTGGTTCGTGAACGGAAAAGTGGCCGGAAGACTGAGCGGGGCGATTAGAGGGGACGGCTTCGGAACGGTTTTGAGGTGATGGGTATGTTCGCGGAGATACTCACCGTCGGGGACGAGCTCCTCACTGGGAACACAGTTGACAGCAACTCGGCCTTCATTGCCAAAAGACTCACGGAAAGGGGCTACTGGGTCAGGAGAATAACGACGGTCGGGGACGACGTCGGGGAGATAAAAGCGGCCGTTCAGGAGATCCTGGGGAGAAAGCCCGAAGTCCTCGTGATCTCGGGCGGCCTCGGGCCGACTCACGACGACGTTACGATGTTAGCGGTTGCGGAAGCCCTTGGAAAAAGGCTCGTCCTCTGCGAGGAGTGCCTGGAGAGGATCAGGGAATTCTACGAGAGGCTCCACCGCGAGGGCTACATAGACGATCCCGGGCTGAACGAAGCGAGGAGGAAGATGGCCTACCTGCCTGAGGGGGCGGAACCGCTCGAGAACGGCGAAGGTGCCGCACCGGGGGCATACATAGAACACGGGGGAACCAAGATTTTCGTTCTCCCGGGGATGCCCAGGGAGATGAAGGCGATGCTCGAAAACGAGGTCCTGCCGAGGCTTGGAGGAAGGAAGTTCGTCCAGCTCAAGTTCTTAGCTGAGATAACCGACGAGAGCAAGCTGGCACCGATCCTGAGTGAGGCCCTGGAGAGGTTCGACGTGAGGATACACTCCTCGCCGAAGGGCTTTGGCAGGTACATAGGCATCATAATCTTCGCGGAATCGAAGGAAGAGGCCGAGAAGGTCGTGGAGTTCCTCGAGGAGAAGGGGATCTCCCTCCAGCGGTGGAAGCTCTGAGGAAAAGTTCAACGTTTTCAGCCCTTTTCTGTAAAAATTTTTCGTCGTTTTCCTGAAATCTGAAGGTTCTCCACCTCCAGCACCGAAAGCTGGAAGCCCCTTTGCCCTTTTTCGTTAAACGGGAGTGTTTTAGGATTTTGGGAAAATTAAAGCTGTTTGTGAACCCAAAAGGTTTATTAGAAACCGTTCACTACTGATCGTTGGTGATCCACCATGGATGGTTACTGGGGAAAGATTCTGCGCGTTAACCTTACGACCGGGGAAATAAAGGTCGAGCCGCTCCCGGAGCACTTCCCGAGAAAGTACCTCGGCGGCGTTGGATTTGGAACGAGACTTCTCTACGACGAGGTTCCAGCAAAAGCTGACCCGCTCGGACCCGAGAACAAGATGATCATCACGCCGGGTCTCTTCGTTGGGACGGGAATCGGAACCGGTTCCAAGACCGCTTTCAACTTCAAGAGCCCGCTTACTGGAGGATACGGCCGCTCGATGGCCGGAGCCAAGATGGGCGAGGAGCTCAAGAAGGCCGGCTACGACGTTCTCATAATCGAGGGCCAGAGTGAAGAGCCGGTTCTTCTCTACATCAAGGACGATGAGGTCAAGCTCGTTCCGGCAAACGAGTACTGGGGCCTCACCACCGGCGAGGCGAGAAAGAAGGCCAAGGAGGAGTATCCCGGCTTCGCGACTGCCTTCATTGGTCCCGCTGGTGAGAACCTCAGCCTTATTGCAACGATAGACACCGACGAGAGGCAGGCCGGTAGAGGTGGCCCCGGAGCGGTTCTCGGAAGCAAGAAGCTCAAGGGAATCGTCGTCAAGGGCACCAAGAAGGTCCCGATCGCCCAGCCCGAGAAGCTCCGCGAGCTCATCAAAAAGTGGGCTCTAATCTTCAAGGACCACCCGGCAACTAAGGCCGATATGGAGTACGGAAGCGGCGAGTTCCTCGACTGGATGAACAGGGAGAGGGGAACCTTCCCGACCAGGAACTGGCAGATGGGCTTCTTCAAGAAGGCCTACGAGAGGGCCAAGGAAGAAGGGAGAGAGCACATCTACATCGACCCCTACTACTGGGCGCCCAAGTACCGCGTCGGAAGAAGACCCTGCCCGCTCTGTAACAAGCCGTGCAGCCAGTACGTTAAGGTCGAGAGCGAGAAGTGGGGCACCTTCATGACCGACGGTCCGGAGTACGAGACCCTCTACTCCTTCGGTGGAGCCCTTGAGCTCGACGACTTCGAGACCGTTGCCTACCTCAACTACCTCGCGGACGAGCTCGGTCTTGATACCATCTCCGCCGGTGTCACAATCGCCTGGGCCATGGAGGCCTACGAGAGGGGCCTTCTCACGAAGGAAGAGGCAGACGGCCTTGAGCTGACCTTCGGCAACGGCGAGGCTGCTGTCGAGGCGCTCAAGAAGATGGCCTACCGCGAGGGCAACCTCGGAAAGCTTTTGGCCGACGGTGTCAGGAGGGCAAGCGAGAGGCTCGGCAGGGGAAGCGAGAAGTTCGCGCTCCACGTCAAGGGCATGGAGCCCCCTGCCTACGACGTCCGCGGCATAAAGGGAATGGCTTTGGCTTTCGCGGTCAACGTCCGCGGCGCCGACCACCTCACCAGCGGTGCCTACGGAACCGAGCTCGTCGGCAAGTGGTGGAAGTTCGAGGGCGTTGACAGGACCAAGGCAGAGAACAAGGGCTTCGAGATTGCCTTCCACGAGAACCTCATGGCCATATACGACGCCACCGGTGTCTGTAAGTTCTCGAGGCACATGTACTTCCTTGAGGGCTTCCCCGAGCTCGTCGAAGCGGTTACCGGCATGAACATCGGCGAGGCCGAGCTGATGGTCATCGGCGAGAGGATAATGAACATCGCAAGGGCATTCAACGTCCGCGAGGGCTTCACCAGGAAGGACGACACGCTCCCGTACAGGATTATGTGGGAGCCGATTCCGGAGGGACCGAGCAAAGGTTTACACGTCCCGCCGTGGGAGCTCGACAGGATGCTCGACGAGTACTACCAGGCAAGGGGCTGGAGCAGGGACGGAATCCCGACCAAGGCCAAGCTCATGGCCCTCGACCTGCCGGACATCGCGAAGGACATCGGAGCAGGAATCTGATTTCCTGCCCTTTATTTTGTGTCTCTTTTTCCACAAGGAGTTAAATATAAGAATCCGACCGAGTATTTTGCCCTTGGTGTGAGTCATGGAGAAAAAGCTAACGGATTTCATAGGCGCATCTCCCCAAGAGAGTAAGGCCCTAACCCGCGAGGAGCTTGAGAGAGTCCTCAAGAAGGCCGCGGATTTAATCAGGACGAGGGTCGATTACAAGTACATCCTTCTTCTGCTTTTCTTGAAGAGGTTAAGCGACGAGTGGGAGAAGGAGTTTGAGGAGTACGTTAAGAAGCTCATGGAGGAAGGGCTGGATAGAAAGACAGCCGAGGAACTTGCTCTTCAGGATAAAGAGGCATACACCATCAACTACCCACCGGAATACCTCTGGAGAAAGCTCCGCGAGAAGGACATCGAGAACCTCCCCCAGAACCTCTCGCAGGCCCTCAAGAAGCTCGCCGAGCTCAACCCCAACCTGAGGGGTGTCGTTGACCGCTTTGACTTCATGGAGTTCATGCTCCACAGGGACAACGCCGAGATACTCAGACAGCTCTTCGAGTTATTCAGTGGGCTCAACCTAAAGAATGCTTCACCGGACGTTCTCGGTGATGCCTACGAGTGGATTCTCCGCTACTTTGCCCCCCAGAAGGCCAAGGAGGGGGAAGTGTATACCCCAAGGGAAGTCATAAGGCTTCTCGTTGAAATCCTCAAACCAAAGCCGGGTGAGGAAGTTTACGACCCGGCGATGGGCTCCGGGGGAATGCTGATAGGTGCCTACCTCTACGTCAAAGAGAAACATGGCGAGAGCGAGGCCAAAAAGCTCTTCCTCTACGGCCAGGAGGTCAACCCGACCACCTACGCCTTAGCGGAGATGAACATGATACTCCACGGCATCAAGTCGCCGAAGCTTGCCGTCGGCGATACACTTCTCAGGCCCGCCTTCAAGGAGGGAAACAAGCTCAAGCGCTTCAATGTGGTCATAGCAAACCCCCCGTGGAACCAGGACGGTTATGGGGAGGCCACACTCAAAAAGGCGGAGTTCAAGGAGGAGCGCTTCAAGTACGGCTATCCTCCCAACAACTCGGCCGACTGGGCGTGGATACAGCACATGCTCGCGAGCGCAAGAGATGAAGACGGCAGGGTCGGGATTGTAATAGACAATGGCGCGCTCTTCAGGGGAGGCGCTGAAAAGAAGATTAGAGCAAAGGTACTCAAGGACGACCTGGTTGAGGCGGTAATTTTGCTCCCCGAGAAGCTCTTCTACAACACCGGCGCGCCAGGGGCCATAATGATATTCAACCGGAACAAGCCCACCGAGAGAAGGGGGAAGGTTCTCTTCATCAATGCATCCCAGGAATATGAAAAGCACCCGGAGGTAAGGAAGCTCAACCGCCTCGGTGATGGGCACATAAGGAAAATCGTTGATGCATTTGAGAAGTTCGAGGACGTTGAGGGCTTTGCGCGGGTCGTTGAGCTGGATGAGATAAAGGAGAACGACCACAACCTCAACGTCACCCTCTACGTTTTCCCGATGGAGGAAGAGGAAGAAATTGACGTTAAGGCCGAGTGGGAGGAGCTGAAGAGGATTAACGAGGAGCTCGCGAAGGTGGATGAGAAGATTGAGGGGTATTTGAAGGAGCTGGGGTATTGGGGGAAGGGTTATTAAATCTCCCTGTCTAAATTAATTGGGTGAGGAAAATGGCCACAAAAAAGAAGAAGTCCACAACCAAAAAGCCTAGGCGCATTCGTATTCACAACCCGCTCACCGGAAAGTATTATCTCGCTGAGATTCAGCCCAACGGACAGTATAGAATAGTTGGGCTTTGGCACCCCCCAAAGAGGTCGAAGAAAAAGAAAAAATCCGTATGGAGCCTCCTAGGTTGATGGGTCATGATTAAGGTGTTCATAGACACGAACACCATAGTCCACTGGCTTGTTATCAAGAAAATGATGGAAGAGCACGGGAAGGAAATCTTGGAGAAATACAAAAGACTTAAGCAGTCTTACGAGTTCGTTGAGGCTGTTCTTTCGAGGAAGTTTAAAAATGCGGAGTTTTACATTTCCCGCTTAACCCTTGCGGAGATGACCAAAGCAATCCTTGATTTTATCGTGTACGAGAAGATGCGCCTCGACGGGGTTGCGGCCATTTATGGAATGAAGTACTTTAAGGACTATCTCTTAACAGATGAGGAATTCGACAGCTTTCTTGAAGGTATTATTGAGGCCTTCAATGTTCTTGAGAGCGAACTGAACGTGCTAGAGGACGACCTCTCCGATTTGGAATACTACCCCTTCTTTGTGGCGAGGGCGGGACTGAGAACACAGGACGCAATTCTACTGACGACGGCCATACGGCATGAGATGGACTACTTTGTTACAATGGATAGGGACTTTCATGATTTGCTGGAGGACAAGCGAATAAGGGACAGGACGAGGAAGTTCTTCGAGGAGAGAAATTTTAGAATCGTGAGACCGGGAAGGATGATGCAGATTTTGGAGGAGATAACCAATGAGTGAGGGGGCCGAGAAGATATTTGGGGCGTTTATGGTGTTTCTAGTTATAGCAATTGCCGGTTGGATGATGCTTGATATCGATATCGTGAGACCTCTGGGTGTTGGGTGGTTTATACTTGGGGTTTTGGTGGCCATAGGGATTTTAGTTGGGATAATTGTAAAGTTACTCGGTGAGTAAACTATGCAAGCTAAAACCAAACTCAAGAAAACTCCAATCGGCGAGATTCCTAGGGATTGGAAAGTTGTGAGAGTTCGGGAGATCTTTGATGTAAAGACCGGAACAACCCCCTCAACAAAACAAACAGACTATTGGGAAAATGGAGAGATGAATTGGATAACACCAACTGACCTGAGCAAACTAAATGGTAACATTTACATGGGAGATAGTGAGAGAAAAATCACTAAAAAAGCGCTTGAAGATTATAACCTAAGTCTCCTCCCTAAAGGCTCACTTATATTGTCAACGAGAGCCCCCGTGGGTTATA belongs to Thermococcus sp. AM4 and includes:
- a CDS encoding aldehyde ferredoxin oxidoreductase family protein, with the protein product MDGYWGKILRVNLTTGEIKVEPLPEHFPRKYLGGVGFGTRLLYDEVPAKADPLGPENKMIITPGLFVGTGIGTGSKTAFNFKSPLTGGYGRSMAGAKMGEELKKAGYDVLIIEGQSEEPVLLYIKDDEVKLVPANEYWGLTTGEARKKAKEEYPGFATAFIGPAGENLSLIATIDTDERQAGRGGPGAVLGSKKLKGIVVKGTKKVPIAQPEKLRELIKKWALIFKDHPATKADMEYGSGEFLDWMNRERGTFPTRNWQMGFFKKAYERAKEEGREHIYIDPYYWAPKYRVGRRPCPLCNKPCSQYVKVESEKWGTFMTDGPEYETLYSFGGALELDDFETVAYLNYLADELGLDTISAGVTIAWAMEAYERGLLTKEEADGLELTFGNGEAAVEALKKMAYREGNLGKLLADGVRRASERLGRGSEKFALHVKGMEPPAYDVRGIKGMALAFAVNVRGADHLTSGAYGTELVGKWWKFEGVDRTKAENKGFEIAFHENLMAIYDATGVCKFSRHMYFLEGFPELVEAVTGMNIGEAELMVIGERIMNIARAFNVREGFTRKDDTLPYRIMWEPIPEGPSKGLHVPPWELDRMLDEYYQARGWSRDGIPTKAKLMALDLPDIAKDIGAGI
- a CDS encoding molybdopterin-binding protein, which encodes MFAEILTVGDELLTGNTVDSNSAFIAKRLTERGYWVRRITTVGDDVGEIKAAVQEILGRKPEVLVISGGLGPTHDDVTMLAVAEALGKRLVLCEECLERIREFYERLHREGYIDDPGLNEARRKMAYLPEGAEPLENGEGAAPGAYIEHGGTKIFVLPGMPREMKAMLENEVLPRLGGRKFVQLKFLAEITDESKLAPILSEALERFDVRIHSSPKGFGRYIGIIIFAESKEEAEKVVEFLEEKGISLQRWKL
- a CDS encoding isopentenyl phosphate kinase; the encoded protein is MIIVKIGGSVFSDKKGDPENFDHETVKRLAEEIGRFYPEKRFLIVHGGGSFGHHHAKKYRIRDGLPEDFEKARERMIGFTRTHQSMLRANGNFIDHFLEIGLPAFPVSTSSVFITENGEVAYGDVEVIKKLLELRFIPVLFGDVSVDLAKGIDILSGDQIITYLAKMFKPEKVIFLMDVDGIYDGKPGEGQLLQNIGVDEVDSLLDRLDCSARDVTGGICNKLREAKKIARFSEVWFVNGKVAGRLSGAIRGDGFGTVLR
- a CDS encoding PIN domain-containing protein, which gives rise to MIKVFIDTNTIVHWLVIKKMMEEHGKEILEKYKRLKQSYEFVEAVLSRKFKNAEFYISRLTLAEMTKAILDFIVYEKMRLDGVAAIYGMKYFKDYLLTDEEFDSFLEGIIEAFNVLESELNVLEDDLSDLEYYPFFVARAGLRTQDAILLTTAIRHEMDYFVTMDRDFHDLLEDKRIRDRTRKFFEERNFRIVRPGRMMQILEEITNE
- a CDS encoding class I SAM-dependent DNA methyltransferase, producing the protein MEKKLTDFIGASPQESKALTREELERVLKKAADLIRTRVDYKYILLLLFLKRLSDEWEKEFEEYVKKLMEEGLDRKTAEELALQDKEAYTINYPPEYLWRKLREKDIENLPQNLSQALKKLAELNPNLRGVVDRFDFMEFMLHRDNAEILRQLFELFSGLNLKNASPDVLGDAYEWILRYFAPQKAKEGEVYTPREVIRLLVEILKPKPGEEVYDPAMGSGGMLIGAYLYVKEKHGESEAKKLFLYGQEVNPTTYALAEMNMILHGIKSPKLAVGDTLLRPAFKEGNKLKRFNVVIANPPWNQDGYGEATLKKAEFKEERFKYGYPPNNSADWAWIQHMLASARDEDGRVGIVIDNGALFRGGAEKKIRAKVLKDDLVEAVILLPEKLFYNTGAPGAIMIFNRNKPTERRGKVLFINASQEYEKHPEVRKLNRLGDGHIRKIVDAFEKFEDVEGFARVVELDEIKENDHNLNVTLYVFPMEEEEEIDVKAEWEELKRINEELAKVDEKIEGYLKELGYWGKGY